In Desulfofundulus kuznetsovii DSM 6115, the following are encoded in one genomic region:
- a CDS encoding creatininase family protein, producing MDRFSTWEDLRGVRMAFLPVGSLEQHGPHLPLGTDGIIAEALAGRLVDIFAPAYLLPLLPFSSSFEHAGFPGCVSLKVTTIASIISDVVESLAFSGIKKLVIVSGHMGNHLLRNVVQELNYPRPRVLLLPSRHHWERAYRVAGISSSPSRDMHAGEGETSIVMHLFPEAVRYREMKDVDRPERELLETLGMRAYTETGVIGFPSKASAEKGAMFLNALAEETAKTVKEFVEIG from the coding sequence GTGGACCGCTTTTCTACCTGGGAAGATCTCAGAGGAGTGAGAATGGCTTTTCTGCCCGTGGGGTCCCTGGAACAACACGGACCACACCTGCCTCTGGGTACAGACGGGATTATCGCAGAGGCGCTGGCCGGCAGGCTGGTCGACATTTTTGCGCCGGCCTACCTGCTGCCGCTGCTTCCCTTCTCCTCCTCTTTTGAACATGCCGGTTTTCCGGGGTGTGTTTCCCTTAAAGTGACGACTATTGCTTCGATCATTTCCGATGTGGTGGAATCCCTCGCGTTTTCCGGTATCAAGAAACTTGTCATCGTCAGCGGTCACATGGGTAACCACCTCCTTCGAAACGTCGTCCAGGAATTGAATTATCCCCGTCCACGGGTGCTGCTGCTTCCATCCCGCCATCACTGGGAAAGGGCTTACCGGGTGGCCGGAATATCCTCGTCCCCTTCCCGGGACATGCATGCCGGTGAAGGCGAGACGTCCATTGTCATGCATTTGTTTCCCGAAGCCGTACGGTACCGGGAAATGAAGGATGTTGACCGGCCGGAACGAGAGCTCCTGGAAACTCTGGGCATGAGGGCTTATACCGAAACCGGAGTCATCGGGTTCCCTTCAAAAGCTTCTGCCGAAAAGGGAGCTATGTTTCTGAACGCCCTGGCGGAAGAAACAGCAAAAACGGTAAAGGAGTTTGTTGAAATTGGCTGA
- a CDS encoding ATP-binding protein: protein MEAKDKKLSQLVDSAERIGIIGSPSSTSELTLDILASAVSKKLVGELAMFHYMQDGREHYALGQITEITLRNVWHEDPTMRSLIRQRGKIDAVSERQDTHTGEMTISAVFSAGPSGYRPSILGSVSSTGTPIHLVNNDVLEELLSPYRTQLFYLGHVYGSRPLLPLWFKHFDRGADGAGEAYHIGIFGKTGSGKSVLAKMILLAYTRYTGMALLVLDPQGEFAKDFQGRPTGEFQLPLRNIVKNLGKPVYIYSVRDLVLDRWELFAKILYESPFFQELSMPKGENREVAVDTLVQRMERDGITLKDLYKRSAFDKAWNLLGDDNVQKIFYRSESSRVRFKDVFSQAVPDLYYEKYWLPVAQLFREDRAGARKVESILYGLLKPGQKSRPLVVIDLSGEQLNTTTTQESQANLFGELIVEGNKSSFLFWNDTIQALVIRRLLEGIRTAAEGAYKEERSLNTLVLIDEAHRLAPREDPGIEEKKGIRHILIDAARTTRKYGVGWMFISQTLSSLHREILDQLRIFFFGFGLGMGTEFKALSELVGGRSKALELYRLFRDPHSSFDVSSREYSFMTTGPVSPLSFAGTPLFFNAFNTVEEFVQANGLVLT, encoded by the coding sequence ATGGAAGCTAAAGATAAAAAGCTGAGCCAGCTGGTGGATTCGGCAGAGCGAATCGGTATTATTGGTTCACCTTCGTCTACAAGCGAGTTAACCCTAGATATACTTGCCAGTGCTGTGAGCAAAAAACTTGTGGGCGAACTGGCAATGTTTCATTATATGCAGGACGGGCGTGAACACTATGCGCTCGGCCAGATAACCGAAATAACTCTTCGCAATGTTTGGCATGAAGATCCAACCATGCGTAGCCTTATTCGCCAGCGTGGGAAAATAGATGCGGTAAGTGAACGCCAGGATACACATACAGGGGAAATGACGATTAGCGCAGTATTTTCCGCGGGGCCAAGCGGTTACCGTCCGAGCATTTTAGGTTCCGTTTCTTCTACCGGTACTCCAATTCATTTAGTAAACAATGATGTATTGGAAGAGTTGCTTTCGCCCTACCGGACGCAACTATTCTACCTCGGACATGTTTATGGTTCCAGGCCTCTCTTGCCACTATGGTTTAAACATTTTGATAGAGGTGCTGATGGTGCTGGTGAGGCGTATCATATCGGTATTTTTGGTAAAACAGGATCCGGGAAATCCGTATTGGCAAAGATGATTTTATTAGCTTATACCCGATATACGGGAATGGCTCTATTAGTTTTAGATCCTCAAGGAGAGTTTGCTAAAGATTTTCAGGGTCGCCCTACTGGCGAATTTCAATTACCATTGAGGAATATTGTTAAGAATCTAGGGAAGCCCGTATATATTTACAGCGTACGCGATCTAGTTTTGGACAGGTGGGAACTTTTTGCGAAGATATTATATGAATCACCGTTCTTTCAAGAACTCAGCATGCCCAAAGGCGAAAATCGGGAAGTGGCTGTAGATACCTTAGTTCAGAGAATGGAGCGGGACGGAATTACTTTAAAAGATCTGTATAAACGGTCCGCCTTTGATAAAGCCTGGAACCTTTTAGGCGATGATAACGTACAGAAAATTTTTTATCGAAGTGAATCTTCCAGAGTACGTTTTAAAGATGTTTTTTCCCAAGCCGTTCCTGACTTGTACTACGAGAAGTATTGGCTTCCGGTAGCTCAACTTTTTCGAGAAGATCGCGCGGGTGCTCGAAAAGTGGAAAGCATTTTATATGGTCTCTTGAAGCCAGGCCAAAAATCCCGTCCACTAGTAGTAATAGATCTTTCTGGCGAACAACTTAATACTACAACAACTCAAGAGTCGCAAGCAAATTTGTTTGGTGAACTAATTGTAGAAGGCAATAAATCTTCGTTTCTTTTTTGGAATGATACCATCCAAGCCCTGGTTATTAGACGTCTCTTAGAGGGTATCCGTACTGCTGCGGAAGGAGCATACAAAGAGGAACGCAGCTTAAATACATTGGTTCTAATAGATGAGGCCCACCGCTTAGCTCCACGGGAAGACCCAGGCATTGAAGAAAAGAAAGGCATAAGGCATATTTTGATCGATGCTGCTCGCACTACTCGTAAATATGGTGTAGGTTGGATGTTCATAAGTCAGACTTTATCCAGCTTACACCGGGAGATTTTAGATCAGTTGCGAATATTTTTCTTTGGTTTTGGATTAGGTATGGGTACCGAGTTTAAGGCTTTAAGCGAACTGGTGGGTGGTCGCAGTAAAGCCCTGGAGTTATATCGGCTTTTTAGAGATCCCCATTCTTCGTTTGATGTATCATCTCGAGAATATTCTTTTATGACAACTGGGCCGGTATCTCCACTTTCATTCGCCGGGACACCTTTGTTCTTCAATGCCTTTAATACGGTTGAGGAATTTGTACAAGCCAATGGTTTGGTTCTTACGTAA
- a CDS encoding toxin-antitoxin system HicB family antitoxin, producing the protein MVISFCVKFNHLHKTFYVLSYSGRILVRAPKSLHRILAEKAREEGVSLNQYIVYQLSRAVSKTSETNRGIITSPHCGTTQER; encoded by the coding sequence ATGGTCATCTCCTTTTGCGTTAAGTTTAACCATTTACACAAAACTTTTTACGTTCTCAGCTATAGCGGGCGCATCCTGGTGCGCGCCCCGAAATCCCTGCATCGCATTCTAGCCGAAAAAGCGCGGGAGGAAGGGGTCAGCCTCAACCAGTACATCGTGTACCAGCTCTCCCGTGCAGTAAGTAAAACCTCCGAGACAAATAGAGGGATTATCACTTCACCTCACTGCGGAACAACTCAAGAGAGATAA
- a CDS encoding helix-turn-helix domain-containing protein has product MPKRTHLIAARKSKGLSAEKLAQLLGVSKAMISHYENCRHDPSAEVIIRLEKFFGIPAGELLAVSRDEPEPGGE; this is encoded by the coding sequence ATGCCAAAACGAACCCACTTAATAGCTGCACGAAAAAGTAAGGGGCTATCTGCAGAAAAATTGGCACAGCTACTTGGCGTCAGCAAAGCAATGATAAGTCACTACGAAAACTGCCGGCATGACCCTTCTGCTGAAGTAATTATCCGTCTGGAGAAATTCTTCGGTATTCCCGCCGGCGAGTTGCTGGCGGTAAGCCGGGACGAACCCGAACCCGGTGGAGAATGA
- a CDS encoding helix-turn-helix transcriptional regulator — MKRTRLIEARKNAGLSLRQLAQQLGISKSLVVSIENCRCNPSWEVAQRLERFFGIPVGELLAVEPEQPASQGNRNQCLRGSSERPTR; from the coding sequence ATGAAACGGACTCGTTTAATTGAGGCTAGAAAAAATGCAGGTTTATCTTTACGACAACTGGCCCAGCAATTAGGAATAAGCAAGTCATTGGTAGTGTCTATAGAAAACTGTCGTTGCAACCCGTCCTGGGAGGTGGCCCAGCGCCTTGAAAGATTCTTCGGCATTCCCGTCGGCGAACTGCTGGCTGTAGAGCCTGAACAGCCCGCGTCGCAGGGGAACAGAAATCAGTGCCTGCGCGGGTCGTCGGAGCGACCTACCAGGTAA
- a CDS encoding ImmA/IrrE family metallo-endopeptidase codes for MELVFAILLRKGCVSIMISPERKKVIASIERLVAQFRTRNPFLLASYLDMEVIKRELPDGIAGLVAELYGSVMIILDPSLPDCEARYIVAHEIYHHLDEHPDLRLLKRTFFGDKYEYRSDLFAAALLIDEMPEEGETDVSFAARLGVPVRLVRLWFFPAA; via the coding sequence ATGGAACTTGTGTTCGCAATTTTGCTCCGGAAAGGTTGTGTAAGCATCATGATCTCTCCCGAGCGTAAAAAGGTGATCGCCAGCATCGAAAGGCTTGTGGCCCAGTTCAGGACGAGAAACCCTTTCCTCCTCGCATCGTACCTGGACATGGAGGTAATAAAAAGGGAACTGCCGGATGGAATAGCGGGCCTGGTGGCCGAATTATACGGGTCCGTGATGATAATACTGGATCCTTCCCTGCCGGACTGCGAAGCCAGGTACATCGTCGCCCACGAGATATACCACCACCTGGACGAGCATCCGGACCTGCGCCTCCTGAAGCGCACTTTCTTTGGGGACAAGTACGAATACAGATCGGACTTATTCGCCGCCGCACTCCTGATCGACGAAATGCCTGAAGAGGGGGAAACGGACGTTAGCTTCGCTGCCAGGCTGGGGGTACCTGTACGACTCGTCCGCCTCTGGTTCTTCCCGGCGGCGTGA
- a CDS encoding helix-turn-helix domain-containing protein, translating into MLKLSARLRELRTSRKISQTALSNAIGVSQRAISYYEAGKDIPTLDVLIRLADFFDVSLDYLVGRSDDPRRH; encoded by the coding sequence ATGCTTAAATTAAGTGCCAGGCTCAGGGAACTTAGAACATCTCGCAAAATCAGTCAGACAGCCTTATCTAATGCTATTGGTGTATCTCAAAGAGCAATTTCGTATTACGAAGCAGGTAAAGACATTCCTACACTTGATGTCCTCATCCGTCTAGCCGACTTCTTCGACGTATCCCTTGATTACCTGGTAGGTCGCTCCGACGACCCGCGCAGGCACTGA
- a CDS encoding type II toxin-antitoxin system HicB family antitoxin encodes MNKDLEYYLRLPYKVMIHPSPEGGYVAEVPDLPGCLTQGETLEELMEMVEDAKRCWIADALERNEEVPEPVDESYRGV; translated from the coding sequence ATGAATAAAGACCTGGAATATTACCTTCGCCTGCCTTACAAGGTGATGATCCACCCTTCTCCCGAGGGGGGCTATGTTGCGGAAGTGCCGGATCTCCCCGGCTGCCTTACCCAGGGCGAAACCCTGGAGGAACTTATGGAGATGGTCGAAGACGCTAAGCGCTGCTGGATTGCGGATGCCCTGGAAAGGAACGAAGAAGTCCCGGAACCGGTGGATGAGAGCTATAGGGGAGTGTAA
- a CDS encoding GntR family transcriptional regulator: MAEQFSWQEIAAILRERILSGQLKPGQPFPTNKELINEFGVYVSTVQNAVNALIREGLVVTSGPGNKRRIVRPLLERSVRRGGFLTEFGPRARLEILELKIVRSPRKLPAAVLKEMDPPVLRYLTRQWRDEIPVALSDVYIPGVVPLKELKSLISDPGTDLYRAMESLGMRADTCEESLIAGGSTPEEQQILNGAPVVVRITRKVYNKDGRLLELCFLTNRADCYEFLYRFPFEAQENNDKLT, from the coding sequence TTGGCTGAGCAATTCAGCTGGCAGGAAATAGCTGCAATTCTGCGTGAAAGAATTCTTTCGGGTCAACTGAAACCGGGACAACCTTTTCCAACCAACAAGGAATTGATAAACGAATTCGGCGTCTATGTAAGCACCGTCCAGAACGCCGTAAACGCCCTCATCAGGGAAGGATTAGTCGTCACCTCCGGCCCCGGCAACAAGCGCCGCATCGTCAGGCCTTTGCTGGAGCGGTCGGTACGCCGGGGAGGCTTCCTGACCGAGTTCGGGCCGCGGGCCAGGCTGGAGATCCTGGAGCTGAAGATCGTCCGCAGTCCCAGAAAGCTGCCGGCAGCGGTTCTCAAGGAGATGGATCCGCCGGTGCTGAGGTATCTCACCCGCCAGTGGCGGGATGAAATTCCCGTCGCCCTATCGGATGTGTATATCCCGGGGGTTGTCCCGCTCAAAGAGCTGAAATCACTTATTTCCGACCCCGGCACGGATCTATACCGGGCGATGGAGTCGCTGGGTATGAGAGCTGACACCTGTGAGGAATCGCTGATTGCCGGTGGGTCTACGCCGGAGGAACAACAGATCCTCAACGGTGCGCCTGTAGTGGTACGAATTACCCGGAAAGTTTATAATAAAGACGGACGGTTGCTGGAACTGTGTTTTCTAACCAACCGGGCGGATTGCTACGAGTTTTTATACCGGTTCCCTTTTGAAGCTCAAGAAAATAATGATAAACTAACATAA
- a CDS encoding type II toxin-antitoxin system HicB family antitoxin, with translation MRLPVTLYPGEDGFIVAECPVIPGCISQGRTEEEALANIKEAIELCLEVRKEAGLPLTLPLREIEVAI, from the coding sequence GTGCGTTTACCTGTAACCCTTTACCCGGGTGAAGATGGTTTTATAGTTGCAGAATGTCCGGTTATACCAGGATGTATCTCCCAGGGCAGAACAGAGGAAGAAGCCCTGGCAAATATCAAAGAAGCAATTGAACTTTGCCTTGAAGTCAGGAAGGAAGCTGGCTTGCCCTTAACGCTACCTCTCCGTGAAATAGAGGTGGCCATCTAA
- a CDS encoding helix-turn-helix domain-containing protein: MIVENPGVVKQENGNPNRFYELYGRTIAEQGVAPIPTALFRYQRELGLSFQEVAFICHLLSYRWTVNDPYPSIRELSKLTGVSEKTLHSYKKSLVEKGLIVVRNRYDSSNGQLSNEYDLTPVFEKLQQIIQSETSDSGQGCVKNTDPPLTRVGHAGGCEKISHPPLSEFQRGVCKNFTPPLTMGSDELNNNIFVVVDVDHGTIDEDQKPGENMPEDNSGETPGEPATSTHPCPNAAVLGELQAAVLVATGARVPSEFLEELLLEFPKEKIREKIKLISEMGSGTEIRNVPGLLVAALREDYRHEPGRPQGRVEKNKSKTKKAESKTEKAETKMDPEEHEKLKKRELLKSLYLS; this comes from the coding sequence ATGATAGTGGAAAACCCGGGCGTTGTCAAGCAGGAAAATGGAAATCCAAACCGTTTTTACGAACTTTACGGCAGGACAATTGCCGAGCAGGGTGTGGCTCCCATTCCCACCGCTTTGTTCCGTTATCAGAGGGAATTGGGGCTTTCTTTCCAGGAGGTGGCTTTTATCTGCCACCTTTTGAGCTACCGGTGGACCGTTAACGATCCTTATCCCTCCATCAGGGAACTCAGCAAGTTAACCGGCGTAAGCGAAAAAACCCTGCATTCCTATAAAAAAAGCCTGGTTGAAAAGGGACTGATCGTTGTCCGCAACAGGTACGATTCCAGCAACGGCCAGCTGAGCAATGAATATGACCTGACGCCTGTCTTTGAAAAGCTGCAGCAGATTATTCAAAGCGAAACCTCTGATTCCGGACAGGGGTGTGTAAAAAATACAGACCCCCCTCTTACCCGGGTGGGTCATGCCGGGGGGTGTGAAAAAATTTCACACCCCCCACTTTCCGAATTTCAGAGGGGGGTCTGTAAAAATTTCACCCCCCCTCTTACCATGGGTTCAGACGAATTAAATAATAATATATTTGTTGTTGTTGATGTTGATCATGGTACCATTGATGAAGACCAAAAACCGGGAGAAAATATGCCCGAAGATAACAGCGGCGAAACGCCGGGCGAGCCTGCAACGAGTACCCATCCCTGCCCTAACGCCGCTGTTCTGGGGGAGTTGCAGGCGGCAGTGCTGGTGGCTACCGGTGCTCGGGTGCCTTCGGAGTTCCTGGAAGAACTCCTGCTGGAGTTTCCAAAAGAAAAGATCAGGGAGAAAATCAAACTCATCAGTGAAATGGGCAGCGGTACGGAGATCAGGAACGTTCCCGGTTTGCTGGTTGCCGCTCTCAGGGAAGATTACAGGCACGAACCCGGGCGGCCGCAGGGCCGGGTCGAGAAGAATAAATCAAAAACAAAGAAAGCGGAAAGTAAAACGGAGAAAGCGGAAACTAAAATGGATCCCGAGGAACACGAGAAGCTGAAAAAACGGGAACTGCTGAAATCCCTTTATCTCTCTTGA
- a CDS encoding IS256-like element ISDku1 family transposase: protein MQDLKDKTIRELAKGCRTVDDVHEMLKSLFKDTIQQILEAEMEEHLGYKKHSPEGNNTGNSRNGYSKKTIKTRFGETEISVPRDRNGEFEPRIVRKYETTSNQLEEQIIAMYAKGMSTRDIEEHMRDIYGIDISPTMVSKITDKILPMISEWQSRPLERIYPVVFLDAIHFKVRKDGRIVNKAAYSVLGINMAGQKEVLGIWVGEHESASFWLSVCNDLKNRGVQDILIACKDGLSGFSEAINTVFPKTEIQLCVIHQIRNSLKYVPYKEQKEFMADLKKVYQALTIEEAELAFTAFKEKWGKRHPIIIRSWENNWLELTAYFKYPHEIRRLIYTTNVIEGYHRQLRKVTKTKTAYPTDEALVKLIYLATIEASKKWTMPIREWKKCMSQFAIYFEDRLESEMAV from the coding sequence ATGCAAGACTTGAAGGACAAAACCATTAGGGAACTGGCGAAGGGCTGCCGAACTGTCGATGATGTTCATGAGATGCTCAAGAGTTTATTCAAGGACACCATACAGCAGATACTTGAAGCTGAGATGGAAGAGCACCTTGGATACAAGAAACACAGCCCAGAAGGAAATAATACAGGCAACAGCCGAAACGGCTACAGTAAGAAAACCATCAAGACCAGGTTTGGCGAAACCGAAATCTCTGTTCCTAGAGACCGTAACGGTGAATTTGAACCCAGGATTGTTAGGAAATACGAGACAACCTCCAACCAACTGGAGGAACAAATTATTGCCATGTACGCAAAAGGTATGTCCACTCGTGATATCGAAGAACACATGCGGGACATTTACGGGATCGATATTTCGCCAACCATGGTCAGCAAGATAACCGACAAAATTCTGCCCATGATTTCTGAGTGGCAGTCAAGACCGTTAGAGCGGATTTACCCTGTGGTCTTTCTCGATGCTATCCACTTCAAAGTTCGCAAAGACGGCAGAATTGTTAATAAGGCCGCCTACAGCGTACTGGGCATCAATATGGCCGGCCAGAAAGAAGTCCTGGGCATCTGGGTTGGGGAACACGAAAGCGCCAGTTTCTGGCTCAGTGTCTGCAATGACTTGAAAAACAGAGGCGTTCAAGACATTCTGATTGCCTGTAAAGACGGCCTTTCGGGTTTTTCCGAAGCCATTAATACGGTGTTTCCCAAAACAGAGATCCAATTATGCGTCATTCATCAAATACGAAACTCCCTGAAATATGTGCCTTACAAAGAGCAAAAGGAGTTTATGGCTGACTTAAAGAAAGTGTATCAGGCTTTAACAATTGAAGAAGCGGAATTGGCCTTTACCGCCTTTAAAGAAAAATGGGGCAAAAGACATCCCATCATTATAAGGTCGTGGGAAAACAACTGGCTCGAATTAACGGCTTACTTTAAATATCCTCACGAAATACGCCGCTTAATCTACACAACCAACGTCATTGAGGGTTATCACAGGCAGTTACGTAAAGTAACCAAGACAAAAACAGCTTATCCGACTGATGAGGCCCTTGTTAAACTAATATACCTTGCTACCATCGAAGCATCCAAAAAATGGACAATGCCCATCAGAGAGTGGAAAAAATGCATGTCTCAATTTGCAATTTACTTTGAAGACAGGTTAGAATCAGAAATGGCAGTATGA
- a CDS encoding helix-turn-helix domain-containing protein: MFNRQTFAIRLKQLRKQNNVSMQKLAEALNLKSKAAISQFENCVNLPSLDTLVALADFFDVSIDFLLGRTDNPKSHKL, encoded by the coding sequence ATGTTCAACCGACAAACATTTGCCATTCGCTTGAAGCAACTCCGTAAACAAAACAATGTTTCTATGCAAAAGCTGGCTGAAGCGCTCAACTTAAAAAGTAAAGCGGCCATAAGTCAGTTTGAGAATTGCGTTAATCTCCCGTCACTTGATACTCTTGTCGCTCTCGCCGACTTCTTTGACGTCAGCATCGATTTCTTGCTTGGCCGGACTGACAACCCCAAAAGCCACAAGTTGTAG
- a CDS encoding Druantia anti-phage system protein DruA → MSISAKELHRLVLEKLESVGFDIDQDGYLTYCGDTKDALRQLHEPARLLELARRQEWLAKNLPRFINFFADGVEVVPEKISPVLVEVKNRKQHALFRIARLLWSLPFSKGYGRRLRFLVFDNNNDKLIGILALQSPPLSFPPRDRLFRYPEGKKVELVNQTMDIQTLGAVPPYNYLLGGKLVAMAAASNEVREAYRLKYGDRMTEMEKRLLPAHLVALTTTSAFGRSSLYNRLRYKSLHIAYSLGYTDGYGSFHLMELYPLFKEFLESQGISTRGGFGVGPRIKWQIMVRALERLGFSSDLLRHNVKREAFLFPLVDNLTDYMEGRTTEPVYRDLPFSDLADWWRTRWLLPRVERTKEWLGWRKSDLYNKLIINTLEFADKQEIASPRAVQKDGHLLSDCLCQQQPVV, encoded by the coding sequence TTGTCAATCTCAGCAAAGGAATTACATAGATTAGTTTTGGAGAAACTTGAGTCTGTAGGATTTGATATTGATCAAGACGGGTACCTGACATACTGCGGCGATACAAAGGATGCGCTTCGTCAGCTTCACGAGCCAGCTCGTCTGCTGGAACTTGCAAGACGTCAAGAGTGGCTTGCTAAAAACTTGCCGCGTTTCATTAATTTTTTTGCTGATGGTGTAGAAGTAGTTCCGGAAAAAATATCCCCTGTACTGGTTGAAGTAAAAAATAGAAAACAACATGCTCTTTTCAGAATCGCGCGCTTACTTTGGTCTTTGCCCTTTTCCAAGGGATATGGCCGCCGCTTAAGGTTTCTAGTGTTTGACAATAATAATGATAAACTAATTGGCATTCTGGCTTTGCAATCACCACCCCTAAGCTTTCCACCTCGCGATCGTCTCTTTCGCTACCCCGAGGGTAAGAAGGTTGAACTGGTCAATCAAACGATGGATATTCAAACGCTTGGTGCTGTGCCTCCCTATAACTATTTACTGGGAGGCAAATTGGTGGCCATGGCAGCAGCATCTAACGAAGTTCGGGAAGCTTACCGGCTAAAATACGGTGATCGTATGACTGAGATGGAGAAGCGTCTGTTGCCAGCACATCTTGTTGCTCTGACTACTACCAGTGCTTTTGGTAGAAGTAGCTTATATAATCGGTTGCGTTATAAATCCTTACATATTGCTTACTCATTGGGATATACAGACGGATACGGTAGTTTCCATCTAATGGAACTTTACCCTTTGTTTAAAGAGTTTCTTGAGTCCCAGGGGATTTCAACAAGGGGAGGCTTTGGTGTAGGTCCACGTATAAAGTGGCAAATTATGGTTAGAGCATTGGAGCGTCTCGGTTTTTCTTCTGATTTATTGCGCCATAATGTTAAAAGAGAAGCTTTTTTATTTCCTTTAGTAGATAATCTTACGGATTACATGGAGGGTCGTACTACTGAACCTGTTTACCGAGATTTGCCTTTTAGTGATTTGGCTGACTGGTGGCGGACGCGATGGTTATTGCCACGAGTCGAGAGGACAAAAGAATGGCTTGGTTGGAGAAAAAGCGATCTTTATAACAAATTAATTATTAATACTCTCGAATTTGCTGATAAGCAAGAAATAGCAAGCCCGCGGGCTGTCCAGAAGGACGGCCATTTATTATCCGATTGTTTATGCCAACAGCAGCCGGTAGTTTAA
- a CDS encoding helix-turn-helix domain-containing protein — MFDRKIFAARLRYLREQHGLSTQKLAGALGLKSKGAVTQFEKAVISPSVDTLVALADFFDVSLDYLVGRSDDPRRH, encoded by the coding sequence ATGTTCGATAGAAAAATTTTTGCCGCAAGGTTAAGGTATTTACGTGAGCAACACGGTCTTTCCACACAGAAACTTGCAGGTGCTCTTGGTTTAAAGAGCAAGGGAGCTGTTACGCAGTTTGAAAAGGCTGTAATATCCCCTTCCGTGGATACTCTTGTTGCCCTTGCCGACTTCTTCGACGTATCCTTGGACTACCTCGTAGGCCGTTCCGACGACCCGCGCAGGCACTGA
- a CDS encoding helix-turn-helix transcriptional regulator, whose protein sequence is MRRYLINTRKTLGYTQEQVAKEIGISQRAYSMIELNQINPSWEVAQRLEKFFGIPAGELLAVEPEQPASQ, encoded by the coding sequence ATGCGTCGGTACCTGATCAATACAAGAAAAACCCTGGGCTACACCCAAGAGCAGGTTGCAAAGGAGATTGGTATTTCGCAGAGAGCTTACAGCATGATTGAGCTGAACCAAATCAATCCCTCCTGGGAGGTGGCCCAGCGCCTGGAGAAATTCTTCGGCATTCCGGCCGGCGAATTGCTGGCTGTGGAGCCTGAACAACCTGCATCGCAGTGA